In Equus quagga isolate Etosha38 chromosome 14, UCLA_HA_Equagga_1.0, whole genome shotgun sequence, the genomic stretch GAGAGGATGATGCTCGTCCTCGCCCTCACTCTCTACACCTGGGCCTCCTCTCAAGCAAGTAAGAGGAGCCTAAGACACTCTGCCCATTCAAATTGTGaagctgggaagggaggagaaagcagtTGTGCATGAAGGCAGCTACAAGTTTTCCAGATGGCTGGTGGCCCTGGTCTGTCTGCTCCCAAAGCCAGGAAAATCTGAGCCCGAACCCAGGATGGGTTCTGGGTGGAGAAGGCCAGGAAGGACAAAGGCAGATCAGAGTGGGACCCCGCAAGTCCATCAGGTTGGGCAAGGGCCAACCATGGGCATCTGCGGGTGCTGCTGTTCCTcagtgtcccccacccccacccttggGGCAGCTTGCTGCTACTTTTTGGCAGGGAGATTCCTGAGGCAGTCCCCATACCCGCCAGAAAAGGGGGCTACTCCGCTTCCATCAGTCCCAGGGTCCCAGAGGACAGAGTCTCGGAAATTCTATGAGTGAGAGAGTGGGAGCAGATGGTAGAGACCTCCATTACCACATCTCCACGCCATCCCTCACTTCACCACCTCTACCCCACAGGGACAACACAATGGGACTTCCATCAGGAGGTCCCCCTTCCAACACCACAACCTCCCCTGTCAGGGACCCCCACTGGAGCCCTTGGCAGGTATCTCCAAGATTCAGTCACTAGCCAAGGGGCCACTGGTGACGTTACTCCAGCTCCCTGGTCCCCTTCATGACCCTGGGTGGGACGGCTGGGGAGCCCTCACCAGTGCCACACCAGTTGGCTGTTATGTACgggctggagaggggagggagggtgggagggcctGAGCTGGGACGCAGGAGCTAAGGCACAGTCTAGCCCCACACACAAGGGGTGTGCAAACCAGTGCTCAAAAAAGCAAAGTGGGcactctctccctgctcctccccaaccccagggcGGGACGGGGGGGCGGTGGGAGCTGAGCAGGAAGCAGCCAGAAAACCCAGGGGCCCTCTCATCCGAAACAAGAGGATCCCTGAGGTGAAGGCAGCCTTGACCCAGGGTCGGAGATGAACAGCCTGGGCCGGGGAGAAGGCGTGATGGAGGGGCACGGGATGAGCAAGCCAATGGGCAGGAAGGCCTGGAGGGTGCAACCCCTCAAGCAAGATGATGCCACCTGCTGCTTCAGGGAGAGAGGAgtggggcagagccaggctcgGGGGTTCCCAGGAGCGGCGATGGTCCTGCCATGCCGAGGAAAGGGGGCGGTCAACATTGACAGGGGTAGGGTCGGCATTCCAGTGGCCAAGAGGCCCAGGACACTGGCTCATCCACCGCTGCAGTCCTGATTCCCCAAGGAAAAACTAGGAAAGGCGTGGGTAGCGCCCCCCTGCTCCAGGAAGGCCCTTGATGAGCccctcaggagcccagggttAGGAGGAGCAGGGTAGGTGGGCGGGGACCTCCCAAAATCACCGGGCCAGCTCTAGTTGGGGGGATTCAGAGACGGAGCAGCAGGGGTGGGTACAAGGGATGTGGGACCGAGGCAGGCACCCTGCGGTGGGGGAGAAAGGGAAGCTCCTCATGAGAGGGATGTGGGGGGGTCAGGTGTCAATCAAAGCCTCTCACTGTAGGCCCCCCACAGCAGCCTCCCAGCCCCGGATCCTGTGCAGGGTCCTCTCGGCCATGCCCACCATCAAAAGGGCCAGTTCTATACACAGAGTGTCCAGCTATTGGGGGAGCCCTCACGGGTCCCCCAAGTCTCTCTTGAAGAGAAAGCTGGAGGAAAACCAAGGCATTGCTCATCCATGGTGGGGAGACCGAAGAAGACCCTTCCACCAGGTGTCGGGGGACCGGCCCTCCACACCACCCGGCCCCTCCTTGCCTCTCCTGAACCTTCCAcaggccccctcccctggccagcCCTCATCCCTGGGGAGCCCcggctggggagggagtggggcaggCTGGGCAGGACCCCAGTTGCTCCCCGCCCGGAAAGACTACAGTTGAGCCAAGCAGCGGATGTCTCAGGCACGTGGGTTCACGGACATGGCTCAAGCATCAGTTTCATCCTCAGAAAGTGAAGCTCCCGGCGGCTGCTCGGCCCCCAGCGGGGGCTCACACCTTTGTTGGCGGTTTCTCTTCTGCCTTGGAGCCAGGCAACCCATTCTCTGTATTGTCGTTCCCTGAGGAACTCACAAGGCACTCCttcctggagggagagaggagaaagggggccCCAGTGAGAGGAGGAACAGGAGCAGTGAATAAATGGTGGATGGGAGCCATGGTCCCTGCGCCCAGCCCTGGGTCCCCTCCCAGGCCTTCCGTAGAGCGAAGGCAcctaacctctgtgcctcagtttcttcatctataaaatggatgtAACAATGACACCCTCTTGGTGGGATTGCCGTGAGGAGTCAGTGAGCAccgagaacagtgcctggcccatagaaAGTTCTCAGTAAGGCCAGCCATCACCTAGCCGTCTCAACAGAGCGGAAGGCAAGGGTACCAGGGGTCAGCACTGAAGGGAAGCCAGACCAGAGTTTCCCAGACTGTGGAACCCACGGGGAAGGGTCCAGGTCAGCGGGCAGTATGCAGAGGGCAAAGAGCTCCTCCCCCGGGACCCCAGCAGGCCCTTCCTCCCTGAGCTCACTGTGACCCACGCAAAAGAACGAGCATGGAAGGAGCAGAGCCGGCAGAGGCTTTGGCACCGAGGGCggcaggggtgggcagggtgGTGGGAGGGGTCAGAAGGCAGCAGGCAGGAGAGATGGTTAGACGGAAGACATCCCCCGGGAGCATCACCACTCTGACTGCCCCAAGCCGGAGAGGCTCCAGTTTAAGTACAGCCCACCCCATCGGCAGTGCCCGGGCGGCACAGAGCTGTCCAGGGAAGAGCAGACTGCAGCATCACTCCCAGTCTCCTGCTCACGAAATCTTCCAAGTCTTTTTCACCAGCTGCTGTTGCTCAAGTACATCTGAGCCTCACCCTGGGCTCGCGCAGCCAGGTTGGAGGCCTTCGGGAAGGACTTAACATTTTGTCCTCATCAATTTCATCTTGCAGGATTTAATCCCTAGCCACAGCCTATCAAGATCCTCCTAATCCCAATTTTGTTCTCCAACATAGTCACTAGGCTCCTGGAAATTTGATAAGTACATCATCCCTTGTGTAGGTCAAATCTTTATAATAACAATGAACATGCAGAGCCCTGTGGCATACCCCtaaagatgtctgttcagatgggtttatctgtctgtctacctacctGTCTATATCGAAGGTATAGTCCACCCAGCCGATTGCTGTCCGCCTAACTTACTCTCATGCAGTCGCTACTTCTTTTCTAAGAACCTCCTGGGTACCAGGCTCTGTGTCAGGCTGGAGGCGTGCACAGTTTTACATGGTGCCTGCTCTCAGAAAACTTACAGCCTTCCAGGGAATGTGACATTAAACAGGTGATTCCAACAAAAGGTGGTAAGCGACAGGGTGGGGGGTGTACTACGGAGGGACCCAACCTAGGAAGGCTTCTTCTAGGGGTCAGGGGAGGCTCTTTGAAAGTGTCCTTTAAGCTGAGACCAAGAAAGATGagcaggaaaagagggaggagacgTTCCAGACAGAGAGAAGCAGGCCCGCATGTAAAAGCCCAGAATAGATGGCGGGATGCTGTCCAACACCCCCCTTCCTCTCAGGAGGCGGCCCCATCTCTGCTGTTAATGCAGGCTTTCCTCGCTGCTCAAAGGACCCCTCTGAGGGGTCTGTCTCCCACCTCCTGTCTCTCCTCACCCAGTCCCTGTGCCCACCAAGGCCAGACCCTCTCTCCCGAAGCACTCTGATCGTACCAGGCGCAGCAAGCCCTCGCCAGCTCCCCTGTAGTCAGAAGCAAGCCAAGCTCAGCCTGGACTCCCAGGTCACCAAGCCTCTGTCCCCAACCCCGTCTGCAGgcttttcctccccttcctccctacCACACCCCCAGACTCTCAACAACCAAGACGCCCCATTCTCCAGACACATGCCCACTTCCCAACTCTCTGCCTTGCTCTCGGTGGTTATCTCACCTGGAACGCCCTGTTCTTCACCCTCCCCAGGGCTTAAATTACATCCATCTTTCAAAGCCTGCCACAAACATCCCATGGCCAGAAACCCTCCCTAGAAGTGCGCCCTCTTCTGAACCCCTGCAGCATTCTCTCCTACCTCTTTGCTGGCACCGATCCCCTCTACCTTATAGTACATTTATTTGTGTACGTGTCCTGTCTTTTTTACTTAAGGGCAGAATGTCATTCCTTCCAGAATTTCCAACAACACCTGacacagtgctttgcacacagTACCACAAAAATAGCCACCGAATAAAATAAGTAGTGGATGAATTCTAGATATACCCCATGAATCAGTAGGATATGGTGGCAATGGTTtaagctttgaagccagacaagtcagggttcaaattccagctctatcacttgctagctgtgtggccttgggcaagtcgcttaacCACTCTGAGCCCCACTTTgcacaattataaaataaaaattatgaatattgtATACAAATGCCTAGTGGTGTCCCTGACACATGGTAGGCATTCGACGAGGGACGGGAAGTGTTAGTATCTATAGCAATCTCCTGATCCACCAGCACCCTAGCAGAAAAACCTCCCGCCTGCCTTGTCTTCGATGAACCCATGCTGGCTCCCAAGgatccctgttttcttttctaagcGCTTTTAAACCAGATGTTGAATAATTTGTTCTCCAATCTTGCTTACCATCAATAGTAAGATTGGTGATCGAATGCAGAATCTGGCCCTGCTCCATGCTCCTGGCCCCTCTCAAGATCTCCAAAACCCTCACAGCCACCGGCCATGATGCAGGGAGACCACCCAAGAACTCTCCATCTCAGCCAGGGCCTGGGGTCAGATCCCCGTTCTCCACCCCCGAACATCCCCTCCCTGCCTTCAGCTTCCGTCTCCTCTTCCCAGTGTAACTTCTGCCCTTTCCAGCCTAAGTCCCACTTCTCCACGCAGCGGAATGACACAAACAGAGAGAGCAGCACCTCCCATGGCCTCACCCTCTCCGCTCCGACGGCCGCCTgcctcttctcatcttcctgtcCAAGAACACCACCTGCAAACGCCTTCTCCCTGCTCTGGTTTGCAACATGCACCCCCCGCTGCTTTGGATCCTGCGTGTTCTGGCAACTCTGGGGCTGGGTTGCACCCTCGGTGCCTCCCCCGtctgccctccccatcccctcatAGATGTCTATTTTCATACCTGAATTTATCCTAGGGCTTCCTGCGAGAACGTATCAGCCTTTTTAGATTGTCTTCATCTCCTCTATTTGAATTTTCAGAATTTCACAATAAGAGGCTCACATCTCCCCGGAAGGGTCTTTCTATTTTAGAGTCTCTTTACATGGaatcttatattttctttgattccaggaaaaaaaaaaaaggcttcctaAATCCTTCGGTAGGACTTTAGACTGAGGTGACGCAAATGGAAAGAGAGGCTAATGGGATGGGCAGGAGGACAGCAGGATGAGGAAGAGCAAGTGTATTTACGTAGTCAGGGAAGCCAACGTGCTCAGTACACACCCACTggcaggatggggcagggggagcGAGACtaggagaggggctgggaaatGAGGAGGAGAACCGCAGGGATAAGAAAGAGAGTGGTAGGAATAGGAAGGGAGGGTGGGATGAGGAGACAGATGGAAGGATGAGGCTGATGGGGGTAGATGATGGTGGAACGAGAGGACGCTGGGAACACCCACGAGATGAGACGGAGTAGCGGGCTGGTAGGAGGACAGGAGCGTGCTATGGAGTCAACTCACTTCTTCTCCTGAGTCTTCTTGAGGACGAAAGCGATGAACTTCTTGACCAGCATGATGAAGATGAGGAGCCCAATGACCCCGCCCACGACAGCCAGGATGATGAGTGTCACTGTGTTGTCCACTTCTTCCACTGCGTGtcagaagcagggagagaagggggtggACAAGGGGAGCAGGAGTCACCTGGAGCTGAGCACCGTGGCAGTCCAAGGGCCGCACAGCGTCTAACCCCAGCATCTGGGGTAtgtccccccgcccccgccctccccAGGCCTTGcagcaggaagcaggagaagTTGGAACACAGCGTCCACCAGGCTAAGACACCACACAAGggacccctctcccctctcccctccccatacATACCCTtccacagacacatacacaagtCCTGGAACAATTCAGACTCGGGGCCCACAGCACCCATGTCTGAGTCTTGACTTGGCCCCCAAGTTGCCATGTGAGAATGTCATTGCCTCTTTCTAGGTCTCCTTTGCCCGTGCAGACGAAAGCAAGACTCTCCCATGATAGCTCTTATGGGGCAGGAAGACTTCGGAGTCAGATAGCCTGGATTTTAACTACAGGATTCCAGTGGTCACTAACGAGCTGGGAACACTGAGCGGATCATTGAACCCTtccagcctcggtttcctcctctcaAAACTGACTCCTGACTTCACAAACCTGCTCCATCCACAGTCTCCATCTCTGTTGAGAAAACTCCACCCTTCCAGTTGCTGTGACCAAAATCCTTGGAGgcatccttgactcttctctttttctcaaatcCCATATCCAATCCACCTGAGAATCCTGATGGCCTTAACTTCAAAAAATCTCAGAATCTGACCTCTCCTCACCTGGCCCAAGACATCTCTTCCCTGGATGTTTGtagcagcctcctaactggtcgcCTCACCCCATCATCTATTCTTGGCTCAGCAGCCAGTGTGAGCCTGTGCCAGCATTAACATTTTGGCTCAGAGCCCTTCAGTGGCTCCACCTCACTGGTGCTTACAAGGTCCCACACGATCTGGCTTAATCTGACTCATCTCTTACtgctctccctgctccagccacactggcctccttgttgTTCTTCAAAcatctacctcagggcctttgcacttgctattccctctgcctggactatTTTCCCAAAGAATCTTCATAGCTTCCTTTCTCACCTCCTTCAACTGTCCTCGCTTTATGTCACCTTTTCCAGCGAGACCTTCTAGTGACCCTGCTAGCACCTCATCTTTCCTTCcccatttcactttttctccagCCCAATAACCATGTTCtcttatataatataattttcttctctattttgcttGCTATATACCGACTAGAAGGAAATCTCCATAAGGGCAGGAATCTGTCTATCTCGTCCACACTGTATCCTCTACACCTAGAACAATGGCTgccacatagcaggtgctcaattaaAATTTGTTGCATAGATGGATGCCTGAATCtccaaaaatggaaaacacaTCCACTTCAAAAGAATGTATGAGACCCAAAGGAGCAAAGGTCAGTGAGAGCCCctaccccagtgcctggcacccagaaATGCCCCATAAATGTTagctcccttccccttctcttccccccTGAAAAAGCCGAGCACAAAGCGGGCTGACATCTGGAGAGAGGACGAGGTGACACCCTAGGCAGACTAGACTCATGACTCGGGCTCAGAACAAGCTGCCTGGATGGCCTCTGGCTCTGCCCTTGGCACAGCCAACGATGAACTCGTGGGCAGCTCCCTCTCCAGGCATTCCACGTCATCCAGGAGAGCCATGAACCCCCAGGCACACAGGAAATGCAGCATGATCAGGATCCTGAGGctccccttcctttttctctgcttctgtgccTCACTagccctccaggctcccctccaCGAAGCCCGGGCTAACTCCTCCAGCCCCTTCTCTAGCGGCCTCCAGTGCCTGGGGCCGTGTGGCCACCTGGCTCCTCATCACATGCTCCCTCACCGTCACCGTTGAGCTGGTCCACCCAGGTCAGACTGGACTCCCCCCAGACTGCAAGCTCCGGAGGGGAGAGGGCATTCTTATCACTCTCTGCTGCCTGTGCCTCCACAGACTCTGCCTCTATTTCTCTtatctgtttgtctgtcttcTGTCCCACCCTGAACCATAAATTCCTCAAGGAAGAACACTGTGAATCATTCATAGCACTTTTGGGTTCAATATCTAGCATTCAATCAACTTTTGCTAACAGAACACACAAGAGTAATCATAATCATCACATACAGAGAGAGCTTTATCAGTCGCAGAACATTCCATTTAGCTTCTCTAACTCTCACAATGACCCTAGGAGAATGCAGCCatatccccatttcacagctgaggaaaacGAGGCTCAGAGGAGCTAAGTGTATCGCCCAAGTATACAGTGGCAGAAGTACTCACACTAAGTTCTTCGAGCTTCCAGATATAACTCCAGTTGCTCTTGAAAGtgtaaagtgaaagaaaacaccaaCGTGGTCCATTGTGTCCTTTCCCTGTAACACTGAATTGTACCCCCCGGTCCTTCCCACTCCACTGCCCTAACCCCGGCCCCAAATGCATACGTTTATCAACGACTTGGAGGAAGATGGTGGCGTTGTGACCTGCATGATTCTCCTTGGGGTTCTTCACGAAACAGGTGTATTTGCCTGTGTCGCTGAAATCCACGTTCCTCAGCAAAATGGAAAT encodes the following:
- the SCN4B gene encoding sodium channel subunit beta-4 is translated as MPGSGDRGAAWARWLGTGLLGLFLLPVSLSLEVSVGKATTIYAVNGTEILLPCTFSSCFGFYDLHFWWTYNNSDTSRTILDGIVKNEKSDPKVKFKDDERISLEGSIKEKVNNISILLRNVDFSDTGKYTCFVKNPKENHAGHNATIFLQVVDKLEEVDNTVTLIILAVVGGVIGLLIFIMLVKKFIAFVLKKTQEKKKECLVSSSGNDNTENGLPGSKAEEKPPTKV